The Nocardioides ochotonae genome segment TAGCGGAGGATGGCTACCGCGTCCTGAGGCGCCCATCACCTCGCGCACAGGAGGCCCGCCCGCACCGGGCCCGGCCGATTTCACCCCTGTAGGTGACGCTCGGCGGCGCGTCGTGAGGTGGCCGGGCGGCTATTTTTCCGGCATGCCTCCTGCTGACGCCGCCGACCGCTCGCGGCCAGCGCTGCGCCTCGGCGTGCTGGACGAGAGCGAGCTCGTGGTCGCCGGCCTCGACGGCATGCTCCGCCCGCATCGCGAGCGCGTCGAGCTGTCGGTGCTGGAGGCCACGGACTCGACCACCGGCCTCGACGTCGTGCTGTGCGACCCCTTCCGCAACGGTGGCGACCCGCACGACCACATCAGCCGCGTCGCCGCCCTCGGGCCGGCCCGGGTGCTCGTCTACACGTGGAACACCCGTGCGGCCAACACCCGCACCTTCGCGGCCGCCGGCGCCCATGCCGTCATCGACAAGACCGCGCCCGGCATCGAGCTGATCGAGGTCGTCGAGGCCGTCGGCCGCGGCGAGCAGGTCGCGCCCACACCGCCGACGGGCACCATCGCGTTGAGCCTGCGCGAGTCCGAGGTGCTGACCCTGCTGTGCCGGGGCCAGTCCAACCAGGAGATCGCCGACACCCTCTATGTCTCCATCAACTCGGTGAAGACCTACGTACGCCAGATCTACCGCAAGCTCGGCGTGTCCCGGCGTACCCAGGCCGTGGCCTGGGCGAACCGGCACGGCCACCCCGACTGAGTCCGGTCGCCGTGTCGGGGGCGAGCGGGCGGGGTACCTGCCCCGCGTCCCCACCCCGTCGAAAGGTGCAGCGTGAAGGTCAACAGCAAGGTCGGAGCCGCTTGGGCGGCCGTCGTCTTCGTCGTGATCGGGCTCGTCCTGGTCCTGGTGGCCTCCCTCAACGGCGGTGACGACAACGACCAGGAGAAGCAGCCCGAGAGCATCGGCACGTTCGGCTCCCCGTTCGTCTCCGGGTCCGCGTGACCGACGCGACGGGAGTGCTGCCGTGACCGACGACGTGAGCCTGGCCCCCACCGAGGAGGTCATGGACTTCGCCGAGCTGCGCATCCGCTTCGACGAGCGGGTGCTGCGGCCGCGCCCGTGGACCACCGCGCAGTCGGCGTGGGGGGCCGAGCTGGTGCAGCACGGGCCCCGCGGGCCCGTGCTCGAGCTGTGCACGGGCGCCGGCCAGATCGGGCTGCTCACCGTCGCCCGGGCGCCGCGCCCCCTGCTCGCCGTCGACCTCGACCCGGTCGCCTGCGACTTCGCCCGCCGCAACGCCGCCGACGCCGGGCTGGCCGAGCCGGTCGAGGTCCGTCAGGGCGCGATCGACGCGGTACTGCGCCCCGACGAGGCCTTCGCTCTGGTGCAGGCCGATCCCCCGTGGGTACGCCGTACCGAGACCAGTCGGTTCCCCGAGGACCCGCTGCTGGCCATCGACGGCGGCGACGACGGGCTCGCGCTGGCCCGCACCTGTGCTGCCACCGCCGCGGCGCACCTCGTCGACGGCGGCTCGCTGCTGATCCAGCTCGGCACGCCCGAACAGGCCGAGGTCCTCGACGCGGCCCTGGACGCCGGCTCCGGGCTCGACCTGGTGGAGGTCCGCGAGTTCGAGCGCGGCGTGGTCGCGCACTTCCTGCGCACCCGCTGACCTCCGGGACTGGTCTCCGGCCCGGCTCCGGCCGGCGGGTTGCGCGTAACTGCGCAGTTGCGCGGGCAAGCACCTGGATCGGCGCTGGCCCGGTGCTTGCCCGCGCAATTGCGCAGACAAGCACCGGGCCACGGGTTGGACCTGGGGCTCAGACCGGTTGGCTGGGGACCCGCGCCTCAGGGACGCAGCTTGGACGGCAGCACCTTGTGGGTGCCGTCGCACCACGGCTGCACCGAGGACTTGCCGCACCGGCACACCGCCGAGACCGGGCGGCTGGTGCGATGCACCCGGCCCTCAGCGTCCTCGACGACGTGGTCGCCGCGCAGCAGCAGCGGCCCGCCGGGGCACACCACGACGTCCGGGCGCCCGGGCTCCGTGGGCGTGCTCATGCCGCCGCCTCCCACAGACCCAGCACCCGGTTGGCGAAACGGTCCTCGAGGTCGAGGCAGGTGAAGGCGCCGAAGAAGACGTCGGGCGCGAGGACCGGCTCCTGCTCGACCAGCACCCCGCAGATCTCGCGAGCGGCCAGCTGCTCGTGCACCGCGTCGGCCTCGACGTGCTCGGTGTAGTAGGCCACCAGCTCGGGGGCCAGCCCGAGCCGGTCCAGGCCCTGCGCCATCTTGCGTGAGGGCAGCGAGCTCGTCGCCTCGAAGGCGGCGAGGTGGCCCAGCGCGGCGCCGCGCAGCCGGCGGCTCAGCCCGAACAGGCTCATCGCGTTGTTCTGCTCCAGCGCCTCCAGCGGCGCCTCGTCGACGTAGGCGCCGTACTCCGAGCGCAGGCCGACGGCGTCCATGCCGCGCTCCCACAGCCGGTGGTGCAGGCGCTCGGGGTCGCCGTTGCCGTACTCGTCGAACTGCAGCTCCATCAGCGCGGCCTTCGGCCTCGCGCTCAGCCGGGGCACCACCCAGGCGGTGGGGTCGGCCTCCTTGAGGTGGTAGACCGAGCGCCACCGCAGAAGGTCGAGCACCTGCTCGGCGTCCGCCGTCGTCTGTACGGCGCGCGCGAGCGAGGGGCCGTCATGGCCCTCGATGTAGTCGAAGAGCTCGGTGCCGATCTCGGCAGCGCTGCGCCCGGTCACGGCGTAGGGCTCCCACCGCTCGCGCAGGCGGGCCTCGAGGTCGGCGGCGAGCCGGTGCCGCACGGTCAGCAGCGCGGGGTGCCACTCCAGCTCGTCGTCGACGTCGTCGAGGCCGCGGTAGTGAAGCTCGAACAGCGCCCACAGCGCGATGGCGGCGTCGTCCGCGGACTCCGGGGCCACCTCGACGACCTGCGGGTCGCCGGAACGCATCGTCTCGAACAGGGCGGCGCTCAGGGCGCCGCGGGCCTTCGGCGTCAGCACCGGCCGGCCTCGTGGGTGCGAGTGGCCGCACTCGTCAACGTCTTCTCCATCCTCTGGCGGTACCCCACGCGACCGGCCGGTATTCCGGGTGTTCGACGTCGTGGACCGGGGTACC includes the following:
- a CDS encoding iron-containing redox enzyme family protein, whose amino-acid sequence is MLTPKARGALSAALFETMRSGDPQVVEVAPESADDAAIALWALFELHYRGLDDVDDELEWHPALLTVRHRLAADLEARLRERWEPYAVTGRSAAEIGTELFDYIEGHDGPSLARAVQTTADAEQVLDLLRWRSVYHLKEADPTAWVVPRLSARPKAALMELQFDEYGNGDPERLHHRLWERGMDAVGLRSEYGAYVDEAPLEALEQNNAMSLFGLSRRLRGAALGHLAAFEATSSLPSRKMAQGLDRLGLAPELVAYYTEHVEADAVHEQLAAREICGVLVEQEPVLAPDVFFGAFTCLDLEDRFANRVLGLWEAAA
- a CDS encoding methyltransferase domain-containing protein gives rise to the protein MTDDVSLAPTEEVMDFAELRIRFDERVLRPRPWTTAQSAWGAELVQHGPRGPVLELCTGAGQIGLLTVARAPRPLLAVDLDPVACDFARRNAADAGLAEPVEVRQGAIDAVLRPDEAFALVQADPPWVRRTETSRFPEDPLLAIDGGDDGLALARTCAATAAAHLVDGGSLLIQLGTPEQAEVLDAALDAGSGLDLVEVREFERGVVAHFLRTR
- a CDS encoding response regulator transcription factor; translation: MPPADAADRSRPALRLGVLDESELVVAGLDGMLRPHRERVELSVLEATDSTTGLDVVLCDPFRNGGDPHDHISRVAALGPARVLVYTWNTRAANTRTFAAAGAHAVIDKTAPGIELIEVVEAVGRGEQVAPTPPTGTIALSLRESEVLTLLCRGQSNQEIADTLYVSINSVKTYVRQIYRKLGVSRRTQAVAWANRHGHPD
- a CDS encoding CDGSH iron-sulfur domain-containing protein, with product MSTPTEPGRPDVVVCPGGPLLLRGDHVVEDAEGRVHRTSRPVSAVCRCGKSSVQPWCDGTHKVLPSKLRP